GAAATCCCTCGTAGGGTGAAGCGATCCAAGTTGTATTGTCCCTTTCCCGCTCAGAATCTGGTTGATGATGGTTGGAATAATGGCCCTTGCAGATTGTCTGGGCCCGTATGTGTTGAAGGGTCTTACCACTGCTACCGGTGTCCCGAAAGAATGATGGAAGGATAGCGCCAGGTGATCGCCGGCGATTTTGGTTGCGGCATAGGGAGACTGCGCATTCGTGGGATGGTCTTCAGCGATAGGTACGAAGCGAGCGGTGCCATACACCTCGCTGGTAGAGGTGTGAATTACTTTTTTGACGTCGGATTCCTTTGAGGCCTGCAGGATATTCAGTGTGCCGCGAACATTTGTATCAACGTAGCTGTCAGGCGAATAGTAAGAATAGGGAATTCCGATGAGTGCGGCAAGGTGCAGGACCATTTCACATCCTTCTACGGCCTTTTTTACTCCGTACGGATCTCGGACATCTCCCGCAAAGATGTCCACTGACCGGATCGTCTCTTCATCGAGGTGATCAAGCCAGCCCCAGGAGTTGAAAGAATTATAGTAGACGAATGCACGGACGTTGTAGTTGCTGTGCACCAGGTACTCTACTAAATGAGAGCCGATAAAGCCGTCGGCACCGGTCACCAGGATTTTTCCAGTCATGTTTTACCCTTGTGCGATACTTCCCGACCAGAGCACGCTTCTTCCGTCCCACTCAGCCAGGCGCTTGAGCGGCTCCATGTAGAGAGTAGCGGCATTTTTGTAAGAAGCCCAGGTCCATTCCGGGAACCATTTTTCAACAAAAACGTCGTCCATCGGTTGTATAACATCCACTTCGTACAGGTATTTTAGTGAAAGGACAGGGTAAGAGAGACAAATGACCTCGCTATTTATCACGAGGGGCTCCCACATCTCAATGGGATAACGTTTGAATCGTGTGTCCAGTTCCTCGATCTGAAAGGGGCCTGAGAGTTGCTGTTTGATTGCTTCGTTTCGCGGAAGGGTCTCCCCCGGATGAGACTTAAGAAAAATAACGCTCTCCGGCCTGCAGTGTTCTTTCAGCATCGTGCAGTACATCTTTATTTCTGTGTCAAATTCGATGAAATTGCCCTCCGCTATGTTGTCGGTTAAGAGTACATATTTTCCTCTGTTATGGTGTGTTGTGAGGAGATTGTCTATGTACTGGCTCAAGTCCTCCGCGGCCGATATGCAGGTCCTCACGATATCGAGCACGAGAGCTTTTTCCGGGACTATCAAATCAACACCTCTAAGAAAATATCCAGATTGATCGATGGGCAGTATAAGCACCGCTATATGGGGAGAGAACTGCTTGGCCTCGATATCTTTGAGTGTGAGATTCGTTTTTCGAAACAACCCTAATCTTCCGAGCCTTTCAACGGTTTTCCGCAGCGGCCCGGTTTTTTTCTTATCCGTGGCCTCGCTTGCAAAGGCGTCCGGGAAAAGAAATCCAAGATGCACATGCTTCTGATACACATTTCC
This Syntrophorhabdaceae bacterium DNA region includes the following protein-coding sequences:
- a CDS encoding NAD-dependent 4,6-dehydratase LegB; the protein is MTGKILVTGADGFIGSHLVEYLVHSNYNVRAFVYYNSFNSWGWLDHLDEETIRSVDIFAGDVRDPYGVKKAVEGCEMVLHLAALIGIPYSYYSPDSYVDTNVRGTLNILQASKESDVKKVIHTSTSEVYGTARFVPIAEDHPTNAQSPYAATKIAGDHLALSFHHSFGTPVAVVRPFNTYGPRQSARAIIPTIINQILSGKGTIQLGSLHPTRDFNYVEDIVRGFVAAIENETCIGEVINLGSGYEVSIGQTAELIAELIGKKIEIITDEQRIRPKTSEVERLIASNAKAKALIGWQPAYSGGDGFRRGLEKTIAWFSNQENSRSYKTDRYTI